A genomic region of Phragmites australis chromosome 2, lpPhrAust1.1, whole genome shotgun sequence contains the following coding sequences:
- the LOC133909992 gene encoding uncharacterized protein LOC133909992 codes for MFMLPTPSCVLLQRKAPILTSQVSSYSFSLSLPPPLWKKPVIRRACVMLYICSGRRESKALLYTSSSSSCRSPRPCFVWILEGGRESRARLRPGEMGLRPLNRLGFLLVLVVCCGGGTEQRRAEAADGTSSHRMLTTVSVSKPSYPTVTTPMSAYVDPRTAPGRPPSTFPSLAAANGGGGGGTWCVASQSANPTSLQVALDYACGYGADCSAIQPGGSCFDPDTVHDHASYAFNSYYQKNPIPTSCDFGGTATLTTTDPSSGSCKYQASSGGAQGLNTTAPPSPTTLTPTVPMTPTPTMPDTTPTTGTPVYGSMAPPDYGSMSPPDSGSTSPPDYNDVGAAATTGHGSAALAFLCVLFATISLHISK; via the exons ATGTTCATGCTACCCACCCCCTCTTGCGTCCTCCTGCAACGCAAAGCTCCAATCCTCACCTCCCAAGTTTCCTCTTATTccttctccctttctctccctcccccgTTGTGGAAGAAACCAGTGATTCGGCGTGCTTGCGTCATGTTATATATATGCAGCGGACGCAGGGAAAGCAAGGCCCTACTTTACACCTCCTCGTCCAGTAGCTGTCGATCGCCGCGGCCTtgttttgtttggattttggagggagggagggagagcagaGCGAGGTTGAGACCGGGAGAGATGGGTCTTAGGCCGTTGAATCGCTTGGGCttccttcttgttcttgttgtcTGCTGCGGTGGTG GAACAGAGCAGAGGAGAGCAGAAGCAGCCGATGGGACGAGCAGTCACAGGATGCTGACCACCGTCTCGGTGTCCAAGCCGTCCTACCCCACGGTCACCACGCCCATGTCCGCCTACGTCGACCCGAGAACGGCGCCGGGAAGACCGCCGTCCACGTTCCCGTCGTTGGCAGCCGCGAACGGCGGCGGGGGTGGCGGGACTTGGTGCGTGGCGAGCCAGAGCGCGAACCCGACCTCGCTGCAGGTCGCGCTGGACTACGCCTGCGGCTACGGCGCGGACTGCTCGGCGATCCAACCCGGTGGGAGCTGCTTCGATCCTGACACCGTCCACGACCACGCGTCCTACGCCTTCAACAGCTACTACCAGAAGAACCCCATCCCCACCAGCTGCGACTTCGGCGGCACCGCCACCCTCACCACCACTGATCCCA GTTCAGGGTCGTGCAAATACCAAGCGTCAAG CGGTGGCGCTCAAGGGCTGAACACGACTGCCCCGCCATCCCCGACGACCCTGACGCCGACCGTCCCGATGACCCCGACGCCGACCATGCCGGACACTACCCCGACCACCGGAACTCCCGTCTACGGATCCATGGCTCCTCCCGACTACGGCTCAATGTCCCCTCCCGACTCTGGGTCAACGTCGCCCCCGGACTATAACGACGTCGGCGCCGCGGCGACGACGGGGCACGGCAGCGCGGCGCTGGCGTTCCTTTGCGTCCTATTCGCGACGATATCCCTGCACATCTCCAAATGA